Proteins encoded in a region of the Maniola jurtina chromosome 12, ilManJurt1.1, whole genome shotgun sequence genome:
- the LOC123870542 gene encoding liprin-alpha-1 isoform X4 translates to MWNMMCDVMPTISEDSISQRSSQFSGEDANFEQLMVSMLDERDKLVESLRENQERLGDTEQRLKEVEKERDSLQRQIAANLPQEFATLTKELNQAREQLLEREEEISELKAERNNTRLLLEHLECLVSRHERSLRMTVVKRQAAAQSGVSSEVEVLKALKSLFEHHKALDEKVRERLRVALERNTALEEELALTKEELQQYKASGTQESEKPKENGAVSTGSPEQNGEQVQTKEQSSVNGESESKKLTELQNTISKQSAELSSWQRRVAELNNKVTELEERLGKGEKELVKKQEECAKLQRDLRENVAQKEDQEERITTLEKRYLNAQRESTSLHDLNEKLEQELQHKQAQLKLQEEKIAAIEEKLELSAQKLAQMCSLPEMEEQLKARMEALSQAQERHGSAEDRIQRLEASVEEKNAELMRLNQRLRMNEEHNTRLSATVDKLLSESNDRLQVHLKERMHSLDEKNALTQELEKTRKYADELLSEKAEILKELAKWRMETEQLKRQMLQAEIAFNIQQTDALTRSLSPAAPQPPHAPPVSLFQPKLDGSWEKLQQAHHLANVQQAFDVSSDAENDESEGAEGGHTDAAALALMLQEQLDAINTEIRLIQEEKQSTEARAEELESRVSIVGSYEHMNVVSRRGESPPPAASPSRPNHHKYHTLQLCEDVQGVVPEGAESPVGVGAGARALRLERAARALHAERDRLRSHYPAPYDSTSIMSGSLARIPIHSSSQESLGGVASSTGPSAAWGGASPGLPRGVAAAASAVSIASMHQQKKRGIKSSLGRFFSKKEKAGMPLQQGQSPRSLASASSLGLSSLADESTDALSSHGPAPLQHQDYARTKSKDRDYRHELLGEAMRAGTPFALWNGPTVVAWLELWVGMPAWYVAACRANVKSGAIMSALSDQEIQREIGISNPLHRLKLRLAIQEMVSLTSPSAPRGTACAALAFGDMNHEWIGNVWLPSLGLPQYRTTFMECLVDARMLEHLTKRDLRTQLKMVDSFHRTSLHFGVACLKRVGYSVRALEERRRAAELCVRDVLVWTNERLQRWLVSINLKEYANNLSESGVHGALIALDENFDANSMALALQIPTQNTQARQILEVEYNNLLVAGTERTARAPHDHAPPS, encoded by the exons GAATTTGCGACCCTCACAAAAGAGCTCAACCAGGCGCGAGAGCAgcttttagaaagagaagaggAGATATCAGAACTCAAAGCAGAAAGAAACAATACCAGA TTACTTCTAGAACATTTAGAATGCCTAGTGTCAAGACACGAGCGCTCACTGCGCATGACCGTGGTGAAGAGGCAGGCGGCCGCGCAGTCCGGCGTCTCTTCGGAGGTGGAAGTGTTGAAGGCACTCAAGAGTCTCTTCGAACACCACAAAGCGCTAGACGAGAAG GTTCGAGAAAGATTAAGAGTAGCTTTAGAAAGAAATACAGCGTTAGAAGAAGAATTGGCGTTAACCAAAGAAGAA TTACAACAATACAAAGCGTCCGGCACGCAAGAATCAGAGAAGCCAAAAGAAAATGGCGCCGTTTCAACCGGCTCGCCCGAACAGAACGGCGAGCAAGTACAGACCAAG GAACAAAGTAGTGTTAACGGCGAATCGGAGAGCAAGAAACTCACTGAGCTCCAAAACACGATCTCTAAACAG TCAGCAGAGTTAAGTTCGTGGCAGCGACGAGTGGCGGAGCTGAACAATAAGGTGACAGAGCTGGAAGAGAGACTGGGCAAGGGGGAGAAGGAACTGGTGAAGAAGCAGGAGGAGTGTGCCAAGTTACAGCGAGACCTGAGGGAAAACGTCGCGCAAAAGGAAGACCAG GAGGAAAGGATAACAACCCTGGAGAAGAGGTACCTGAACGCTCAGAGGGAGTCCACGTCCCTGCACGACCTCAACGAGAAGTTGGAGCAGGAGCTGCAGCATAAGCAGGCACAACTCAAG CTGCAGGAAGAGAAGATCGCCGCCATCGAGGAGAAGCTGGAGCTGTCGGCGCAGAAGCTGGCGCAGATGTGCTCGCTGCCCGAGATGGAGGAGCAGCTCAAGGCCAGGATGGAGGCGCTCAGCCAG GCTCAAGAACGGCATGGATCAGCAGAGGATAGGATCCAGAGGCTAGAGGCCAGCGTGGAGGAGAAGAACGCGGAGCTGATGCGGCTCAACCAGCGGCTGAGGATGAACGAGGAACACAACACGAGACTGTCTGCTACCGTGGACAAGCTTCTATCTGAATCCAATGACAG ATTACAAGTGCACTTAAAAGAAAGAATGCACTCGCTGGATGAGAAGAACGCGCTGACGCAAGAGCTGGAGAAGACGAGGAAATACGCGGATGAACTGCTCTCAGAGAAGGCGGAGATCTTGAAGGAGCTGGCTAAATGGAGGATGGAGACTGAACAG CTGAAGAGGCAAATGCTGCAAGCGGAAATAGCGTTTAATATTCAACAAACGGACGCGCTCACCAGGTCGCTGTCTCCCGCCGCGCCGCAGCCGCCGCACGCGCCGCCCGTCTCGCTGTTCCAACCTAAG ctGGACGGTTCGTGGGAGAAGCTCCAGCAGGCTCACCATCTCGCGAACGTACAACAGGCCTTCGACGTGTCCAGTGATGCTGAG aacGATGAATCGGAAGGCGCGGAAGGGGGTCACACAGACGCGGCAGCCCTAGCATTAATGTTACAAGAACAATTAGATGCAATTAATACAGAAATACGGCTCATACAAGAGGAGAAGCAGAGTACCGAGGCCAGAGCTGAGGAGCTGGAGTCCAGAGTGAGTATT GTGGGCAGCTACGAGCATATGAACGTGGTTTCACGCCGCGGCGAGtccccgccgcccgccgcctcACCTTCCCGGCCGAACCACCACAAATACCATACC CTACAGCTGTGCGAGGATGTCCAGGGCGTAGTGCCGGAGGGGGCGGAGTCCCCGGTGGGAGTGGGAGCGGGTGCGCGGGCGCTTCGGTTGGAGCGAGCGGCGCGGGCGCTGCACGCAGAGCGAGACAGACTGAGGTCGCACTACCCCGCGCCCTATGACTC GACGTCGATAATGTCAGGAAGCCTCGCCCGGATCCCGATACACAG CTCAAGTCAAGAGTCGCTAGGCGGGGTGGCAAGCAGTACAGGGCCGAGTGCGGCTTGGGGTGGAGCCTCCCCTGGCTTGCCACGGGGGGTGGCGGCCGCGGCTTCAGCCGTGTCCATCGCCTCTATGCACCAGCAGAAAAAACGGGGGATCAAGAGCTCTTTAGGAAGATTCTTTAGCAAGAAGGAGAAGGCTGGTATGCCG TTACAACAAGGGCAAAGCCCTCGGTCTCTAGCCTCAGCATCTTCATTAGGTCTATCATCCCTGGCGGATGAATCTACAGACGCGCTTTCATCACACGGGCCCGCACCCTTACAGCATCAGGACTATGCTAGGACTAAAAGCAA GGATCGCGATTACCGACACGAGTTGCTGGGCGAGGCGATGCGCGCCGGAACGCCGTTCGCGTTGTGGAACGGCCCCACTGTGGTAGCGTGGTTGGAGCTCTGGGTTGGAATGCCAGCTTGGTACGTGGCCGCGTGTCGCGCCAACGTCAAGTCTGGAGCGATCATGTCTGCGCTGTCCGACCAGGAGATACAGAGGGAGATCG GCATCAGCAACCCCCTGCACCGGCTGAAGCTGCGGCTGGCGATACAGGAGATGGTGTCGCTGACGTCGCCGTCGGCGCCGCGCGGCACGGCGTGCGCGGCGCTCGCGTTCGGCGACATGAACCACGAGTGGATCGGCAACGTGTGGCTACCCTCATTAG GGTTACCGCAGTATAGAACGACGTTCATGGAGTGCCTGGTGGACGCGCGGATGTTGGAGCACCTCACCAAAAGAGACCTACGGACGCAGCTCAAGATGGTCGACAGTTTTCACAG AACGTCGCTACATTTCGGCGTAGCGTGTCTCAAGAGAGTAGGGTATTCGGTCCGCGCGCTTGAGGAGCGACGCCGCGCGGCGGAGCTGTGCGTGCGCGACGTGCTGGTGTGGACCAATGAGCGGTTGCAGCGGTGGCTCGTCTCCATCAACCTTAAG GAGTATGCAAATAACCTGTCGGAGAGTGGCGTGCACGGCGCGCTCATCGCGCTAGACGAGAACTTCGACGCCAACAGTATGGCGCTCGCGCTGCAGATACCCACGCAAAATACGCAG GCGCGTCAGATCCTAGAAGTGGAATACAACAATTTACTAGTCGCGGGCACGGAGCGCACGGCGCGCGCGCCGCACGACCACGCGCCGCCCTCCTGA
- the LOC123870542 gene encoding liprin-alpha-1 isoform X2, producing the protein MWNMMCDVMPTISEDSISQRSSQFSGEDANFEQLMVSMLDERDKLVESLRENQERLGDTEQRLKEVEKERDSLQRQIAANLPQEFATLTKELNQAREQLLEREEEISELKAERNNTRLLLEHLECLVSRHERSLRMTVVKRQAAAQSGVSSEVEVLKALKSLFEHHKALDEKVRERLRVALERNTALEEELALTKEELQQYKASGTQESEKPKENGAVSTGSPEQNGEQVQTKEQSSVNGESESKKLTELQNTISKQSAELSSWQRRVAELNNKVTELEERLGKGEKELVKKQEECAKLQRDLRENVAQKEDQEERITTLEKRYLNAQRESTSLHDLNEKLEQELQHKQAQLKLQEEKIAAIEEKLELSAQKLAQMCSLPEMEEQLKARMEALSQAQERHGSAEDRIQRLEASVEEKNAELMRLNQRLRMNEEHNTRLSATVDKLLSESNDRLQVHLKERMHSLDEKNALTQELEKTRKYADELLSEKAEILKELAKWRMETEQLKRQMLQAEIAFNIQQTDALTRSLSPAAPQPPHAPPVSLFQPKLDGSWEKLQQAHHLANVQQAFDVSSDAENDESEGAEGGHTDAAALALMLQEQLDAINTEIRLIQEEKQSTEARAEELESRVGSYEHMNVVSRRGESPPPAASPSRPNHHKYHTAPASMSPAHHYRAAPASESLPSSQLQLCEDVQGVVPEGAESPVGVGAGARALRLERAARALHAERDRLRSHYPAPYDSTSIMSGSLARIPIHSSSQESLGGVASSTGPSAAWGGASPGLPRGVAAAASAVSIASMHQQKKRGIKSSLGRFFSKKEKAGMPLQQGQSPRSLASASSLGLSSLADESTDALSSHGPAPLQHQDYARTKSKDRDYRHELLGEAMRAGTPFALWNGPTVVAWLELWVGMPAWYVAACRANVKSGAIMSALSDQEIQREIGISNPLHRLKLRLAIQEMVSLTSPSAPRGTACAALAFGDMNHEWIGNVWLPSLGLPQYRTTFMECLVDARMLEHLTKRDLRTQLKMVDSFHRTSLHFGVACLKRVGYSVRALEERRRAAELCVRDVLVWTNERLQRWLVSINLKEYANNLSESGVHGALIALDENFDANSMALALQIPTQNTQARQILEVEYNNLLVAGTERTARAPHDHAPPS; encoded by the exons GAATTTGCGACCCTCACAAAAGAGCTCAACCAGGCGCGAGAGCAgcttttagaaagagaagaggAGATATCAGAACTCAAAGCAGAAAGAAACAATACCAGA TTACTTCTAGAACATTTAGAATGCCTAGTGTCAAGACACGAGCGCTCACTGCGCATGACCGTGGTGAAGAGGCAGGCGGCCGCGCAGTCCGGCGTCTCTTCGGAGGTGGAAGTGTTGAAGGCACTCAAGAGTCTCTTCGAACACCACAAAGCGCTAGACGAGAAG GTTCGAGAAAGATTAAGAGTAGCTTTAGAAAGAAATACAGCGTTAGAAGAAGAATTGGCGTTAACCAAAGAAGAA TTACAACAATACAAAGCGTCCGGCACGCAAGAATCAGAGAAGCCAAAAGAAAATGGCGCCGTTTCAACCGGCTCGCCCGAACAGAACGGCGAGCAAGTACAGACCAAG GAACAAAGTAGTGTTAACGGCGAATCGGAGAGCAAGAAACTCACTGAGCTCCAAAACACGATCTCTAAACAG TCAGCAGAGTTAAGTTCGTGGCAGCGACGAGTGGCGGAGCTGAACAATAAGGTGACAGAGCTGGAAGAGAGACTGGGCAAGGGGGAGAAGGAACTGGTGAAGAAGCAGGAGGAGTGTGCCAAGTTACAGCGAGACCTGAGGGAAAACGTCGCGCAAAAGGAAGACCAG GAGGAAAGGATAACAACCCTGGAGAAGAGGTACCTGAACGCTCAGAGGGAGTCCACGTCCCTGCACGACCTCAACGAGAAGTTGGAGCAGGAGCTGCAGCATAAGCAGGCACAACTCAAG CTGCAGGAAGAGAAGATCGCCGCCATCGAGGAGAAGCTGGAGCTGTCGGCGCAGAAGCTGGCGCAGATGTGCTCGCTGCCCGAGATGGAGGAGCAGCTCAAGGCCAGGATGGAGGCGCTCAGCCAG GCTCAAGAACGGCATGGATCAGCAGAGGATAGGATCCAGAGGCTAGAGGCCAGCGTGGAGGAGAAGAACGCGGAGCTGATGCGGCTCAACCAGCGGCTGAGGATGAACGAGGAACACAACACGAGACTGTCTGCTACCGTGGACAAGCTTCTATCTGAATCCAATGACAG ATTACAAGTGCACTTAAAAGAAAGAATGCACTCGCTGGATGAGAAGAACGCGCTGACGCAAGAGCTGGAGAAGACGAGGAAATACGCGGATGAACTGCTCTCAGAGAAGGCGGAGATCTTGAAGGAGCTGGCTAAATGGAGGATGGAGACTGAACAG CTGAAGAGGCAAATGCTGCAAGCGGAAATAGCGTTTAATATTCAACAAACGGACGCGCTCACCAGGTCGCTGTCTCCCGCCGCGCCGCAGCCGCCGCACGCGCCGCCCGTCTCGCTGTTCCAACCTAAG ctGGACGGTTCGTGGGAGAAGCTCCAGCAGGCTCACCATCTCGCGAACGTACAACAGGCCTTCGACGTGTCCAGTGATGCTGAG aacGATGAATCGGAAGGCGCGGAAGGGGGTCACACAGACGCGGCAGCCCTAGCATTAATGTTACAAGAACAATTAGATGCAATTAATACAGAAATACGGCTCATACAAGAGGAGAAGCAGAGTACCGAGGCCAGAGCTGAGGAGCTGGAGTCCAGA GTGGGCAGCTACGAGCATATGAACGTGGTTTCACGCCGCGGCGAGtccccgccgcccgccgcctcACCTTCCCGGCCGAACCACCACAAATACCATACC GCGCCGGCGTCGATGTCGCCCGCGCACCATTaccgcgccgcgcccgcctcAGAGAGCCTGCCGTCCAGCCAG CTACAGCTGTGCGAGGATGTCCAGGGCGTAGTGCCGGAGGGGGCGGAGTCCCCGGTGGGAGTGGGAGCGGGTGCGCGGGCGCTTCGGTTGGAGCGAGCGGCGCGGGCGCTGCACGCAGAGCGAGACAGACTGAGGTCGCACTACCCCGCGCCCTATGACTC GACGTCGATAATGTCAGGAAGCCTCGCCCGGATCCCGATACACAG CTCAAGTCAAGAGTCGCTAGGCGGGGTGGCAAGCAGTACAGGGCCGAGTGCGGCTTGGGGTGGAGCCTCCCCTGGCTTGCCACGGGGGGTGGCGGCCGCGGCTTCAGCCGTGTCCATCGCCTCTATGCACCAGCAGAAAAAACGGGGGATCAAGAGCTCTTTAGGAAGATTCTTTAGCAAGAAGGAGAAGGCTGGTATGCCG TTACAACAAGGGCAAAGCCCTCGGTCTCTAGCCTCAGCATCTTCATTAGGTCTATCATCCCTGGCGGATGAATCTACAGACGCGCTTTCATCACACGGGCCCGCACCCTTACAGCATCAGGACTATGCTAGGACTAAAAGCAA GGATCGCGATTACCGACACGAGTTGCTGGGCGAGGCGATGCGCGCCGGAACGCCGTTCGCGTTGTGGAACGGCCCCACTGTGGTAGCGTGGTTGGAGCTCTGGGTTGGAATGCCAGCTTGGTACGTGGCCGCGTGTCGCGCCAACGTCAAGTCTGGAGCGATCATGTCTGCGCTGTCCGACCAGGAGATACAGAGGGAGATCG GCATCAGCAACCCCCTGCACCGGCTGAAGCTGCGGCTGGCGATACAGGAGATGGTGTCGCTGACGTCGCCGTCGGCGCCGCGCGGCACGGCGTGCGCGGCGCTCGCGTTCGGCGACATGAACCACGAGTGGATCGGCAACGTGTGGCTACCCTCATTAG GGTTACCGCAGTATAGAACGACGTTCATGGAGTGCCTGGTGGACGCGCGGATGTTGGAGCACCTCACCAAAAGAGACCTACGGACGCAGCTCAAGATGGTCGACAGTTTTCACAG AACGTCGCTACATTTCGGCGTAGCGTGTCTCAAGAGAGTAGGGTATTCGGTCCGCGCGCTTGAGGAGCGACGCCGCGCGGCGGAGCTGTGCGTGCGCGACGTGCTGGTGTGGACCAATGAGCGGTTGCAGCGGTGGCTCGTCTCCATCAACCTTAAG GAGTATGCAAATAACCTGTCGGAGAGTGGCGTGCACGGCGCGCTCATCGCGCTAGACGAGAACTTCGACGCCAACAGTATGGCGCTCGCGCTGCAGATACCCACGCAAAATACGCAG GCGCGTCAGATCCTAGAAGTGGAATACAACAATTTACTAGTCGCGGGCACGGAGCGCACGGCGCGCGCGCCGCACGACCACGCGCCGCCCTCCTGA
- the LOC123870542 gene encoding liprin-alpha-1 isoform X7, with the protein MWNMMCDVMPTISEDSISQRSSQFSGEDANFEQLMVSMLDERDKLVESLRENQERLGDTEQRLKEVEKERDSLQRQIAANLPQEFATLTKELNQAREQLLEREEEISELKAERNNTRLLLEHLECLVSRHERSLRMTVVKRQAAAQSGVSSEVEVLKALKSLFEHHKALDEKVRERLRVALERNTALEEELALTKEELQQYKASGTQESEKPKENGAVSTGSPEQNGEQVQTKEQSSVNGESESKKLTELQNTISKQSAELSSWQRRVAELNNKVTELEERLGKGEKELVKKQEECAKLQRDLRENVAQKEDQEERITTLEKRYLNAQRESTSLHDLNEKLEQELQHKQAQLKLQEEKIAAIEEKLELSAQKLAQMCSLPEMEEQLKARMEALSQAQERHGSAEDRIQRLEASVEEKNAELMRLNQRLRMNEEHNTRLSATVDKLLSESNDRLQVHLKERMHSLDEKNALTQELEKTRKYADELLSEKAEILKELAKWRMETEQLKRQMLQAEIAFNIQQTDALTRSLSPAAPQPPHAPPVSLFQPKLDGSWEKLQQAHHLANVQQAFDVSSDAENDESEGAEGGHTDAAALALMLQEQLDAINTEIRLIQEEKQSTEARAEELESRVGSYEHMNVVSRRGESPPPAASPSRPNHHKYHTAPASMSPAHHYRAAPASESLPSSQLQLCEDVQGVVPEGAESPVGVGAGARALRLERAARALHAERDRLRSHYPAPYDSSSQESLGGVASSTGPSAAWGGASPGLPRGVAAAASAVSIASMHQQKKRGIKSSLGRFFSKKEKAGMPLQQGQSPRSLASASSLGLSSLADESTDALSSHGPAPLQHQDYARTKSKDRDYRHELLGEAMRAGTPFALWNGPTVVAWLELWVGMPAWYVAACRANVKSGAIMSALSDQEIQREIGISNPLHRLKLRLAIQEMVSLTSPSAPRGTACAALAFGDMNHEWIGNVWLPSLGLPQYRTTFMECLVDARMLEHLTKRDLRTQLKMVDSFHRTSLHFGVACLKRVGYSVRALEERRRAAELCVRDVLVWTNERLQRWLVSINLKEYANNLSESGVHGALIALDENFDANSMALALQIPTQNTQARQILEVEYNNLLVAGTERTARAPHDHAPPS; encoded by the exons GAATTTGCGACCCTCACAAAAGAGCTCAACCAGGCGCGAGAGCAgcttttagaaagagaagaggAGATATCAGAACTCAAAGCAGAAAGAAACAATACCAGA TTACTTCTAGAACATTTAGAATGCCTAGTGTCAAGACACGAGCGCTCACTGCGCATGACCGTGGTGAAGAGGCAGGCGGCCGCGCAGTCCGGCGTCTCTTCGGAGGTGGAAGTGTTGAAGGCACTCAAGAGTCTCTTCGAACACCACAAAGCGCTAGACGAGAAG GTTCGAGAAAGATTAAGAGTAGCTTTAGAAAGAAATACAGCGTTAGAAGAAGAATTGGCGTTAACCAAAGAAGAA TTACAACAATACAAAGCGTCCGGCACGCAAGAATCAGAGAAGCCAAAAGAAAATGGCGCCGTTTCAACCGGCTCGCCCGAACAGAACGGCGAGCAAGTACAGACCAAG GAACAAAGTAGTGTTAACGGCGAATCGGAGAGCAAGAAACTCACTGAGCTCCAAAACACGATCTCTAAACAG TCAGCAGAGTTAAGTTCGTGGCAGCGACGAGTGGCGGAGCTGAACAATAAGGTGACAGAGCTGGAAGAGAGACTGGGCAAGGGGGAGAAGGAACTGGTGAAGAAGCAGGAGGAGTGTGCCAAGTTACAGCGAGACCTGAGGGAAAACGTCGCGCAAAAGGAAGACCAG GAGGAAAGGATAACAACCCTGGAGAAGAGGTACCTGAACGCTCAGAGGGAGTCCACGTCCCTGCACGACCTCAACGAGAAGTTGGAGCAGGAGCTGCAGCATAAGCAGGCACAACTCAAG CTGCAGGAAGAGAAGATCGCCGCCATCGAGGAGAAGCTGGAGCTGTCGGCGCAGAAGCTGGCGCAGATGTGCTCGCTGCCCGAGATGGAGGAGCAGCTCAAGGCCAGGATGGAGGCGCTCAGCCAG GCTCAAGAACGGCATGGATCAGCAGAGGATAGGATCCAGAGGCTAGAGGCCAGCGTGGAGGAGAAGAACGCGGAGCTGATGCGGCTCAACCAGCGGCTGAGGATGAACGAGGAACACAACACGAGACTGTCTGCTACCGTGGACAAGCTTCTATCTGAATCCAATGACAG ATTACAAGTGCACTTAAAAGAAAGAATGCACTCGCTGGATGAGAAGAACGCGCTGACGCAAGAGCTGGAGAAGACGAGGAAATACGCGGATGAACTGCTCTCAGAGAAGGCGGAGATCTTGAAGGAGCTGGCTAAATGGAGGATGGAGACTGAACAG CTGAAGAGGCAAATGCTGCAAGCGGAAATAGCGTTTAATATTCAACAAACGGACGCGCTCACCAGGTCGCTGTCTCCCGCCGCGCCGCAGCCGCCGCACGCGCCGCCCGTCTCGCTGTTCCAACCTAAG ctGGACGGTTCGTGGGAGAAGCTCCAGCAGGCTCACCATCTCGCGAACGTACAACAGGCCTTCGACGTGTCCAGTGATGCTGAG aacGATGAATCGGAAGGCGCGGAAGGGGGTCACACAGACGCGGCAGCCCTAGCATTAATGTTACAAGAACAATTAGATGCAATTAATACAGAAATACGGCTCATACAAGAGGAGAAGCAGAGTACCGAGGCCAGAGCTGAGGAGCTGGAGTCCAGA GTGGGCAGCTACGAGCATATGAACGTGGTTTCACGCCGCGGCGAGtccccgccgcccgccgcctcACCTTCCCGGCCGAACCACCACAAATACCATACC GCGCCGGCGTCGATGTCGCCCGCGCACCATTaccgcgccgcgcccgcctcAGAGAGCCTGCCGTCCAGCCAG CTACAGCTGTGCGAGGATGTCCAGGGCGTAGTGCCGGAGGGGGCGGAGTCCCCGGTGGGAGTGGGAGCGGGTGCGCGGGCGCTTCGGTTGGAGCGAGCGGCGCGGGCGCTGCACGCAGAGCGAGACAGACTGAGGTCGCACTACCCCGCGCCCTATGACTC CTCAAGTCAAGAGTCGCTAGGCGGGGTGGCAAGCAGTACAGGGCCGAGTGCGGCTTGGGGTGGAGCCTCCCCTGGCTTGCCACGGGGGGTGGCGGCCGCGGCTTCAGCCGTGTCCATCGCCTCTATGCACCAGCAGAAAAAACGGGGGATCAAGAGCTCTTTAGGAAGATTCTTTAGCAAGAAGGAGAAGGCTGGTATGCCG TTACAACAAGGGCAAAGCCCTCGGTCTCTAGCCTCAGCATCTTCATTAGGTCTATCATCCCTGGCGGATGAATCTACAGACGCGCTTTCATCACACGGGCCCGCACCCTTACAGCATCAGGACTATGCTAGGACTAAAAGCAA GGATCGCGATTACCGACACGAGTTGCTGGGCGAGGCGATGCGCGCCGGAACGCCGTTCGCGTTGTGGAACGGCCCCACTGTGGTAGCGTGGTTGGAGCTCTGGGTTGGAATGCCAGCTTGGTACGTGGCCGCGTGTCGCGCCAACGTCAAGTCTGGAGCGATCATGTCTGCGCTGTCCGACCAGGAGATACAGAGGGAGATCG GCATCAGCAACCCCCTGCACCGGCTGAAGCTGCGGCTGGCGATACAGGAGATGGTGTCGCTGACGTCGCCGTCGGCGCCGCGCGGCACGGCGTGCGCGGCGCTCGCGTTCGGCGACATGAACCACGAGTGGATCGGCAACGTGTGGCTACCCTCATTAG GGTTACCGCAGTATAGAACGACGTTCATGGAGTGCCTGGTGGACGCGCGGATGTTGGAGCACCTCACCAAAAGAGACCTACGGACGCAGCTCAAGATGGTCGACAGTTTTCACAG AACGTCGCTACATTTCGGCGTAGCGTGTCTCAAGAGAGTAGGGTATTCGGTCCGCGCGCTTGAGGAGCGACGCCGCGCGGCGGAGCTGTGCGTGCGCGACGTGCTGGTGTGGACCAATGAGCGGTTGCAGCGGTGGCTCGTCTCCATCAACCTTAAG GAGTATGCAAATAACCTGTCGGAGAGTGGCGTGCACGGCGCGCTCATCGCGCTAGACGAGAACTTCGACGCCAACAGTATGGCGCTCGCGCTGCAGATACCCACGCAAAATACGCAG GCGCGTCAGATCCTAGAAGTGGAATACAACAATTTACTAGTCGCGGGCACGGAGCGCACGGCGCGCGCGCCGCACGACCACGCGCCGCCCTCCTGA